Proteins co-encoded in one Vibrio aquimaris genomic window:
- a CDS encoding KdsC family phosphatase translates to MLDKHACDNIKMVLLDVDGVMTDGSIYIHQDGEFFKSFNVKDGLAIELLRAHGIKSGVISGKASSALDTRCQQLGFDEIITGCKNKLPALIGICRKYKITTEQIAFLGDDVLDIPIFETVGLSAAPADAHSLALKNVDWISSLKGGEGMVREFVDLLLTKQLHKTLTEIYKPLLNKIRLDDVATLEQ, encoded by the coding sequence GTGTTGGATAAGCATGCTTGCGACAATATCAAAATGGTATTGCTCGATGTAGATGGTGTCATGACTGATGGCTCAATCTATATTCATCAAGATGGTGAGTTTTTTAAATCATTCAATGTGAAAGACGGTTTGGCTATAGAGTTATTACGGGCACATGGAATCAAATCAGGCGTAATTTCGGGTAAAGCGAGTTCCGCTTTAGATACTCGATGCCAACAGTTGGGTTTTGATGAAATCATCACAGGCTGTAAAAACAAACTCCCTGCTTTAATTGGTATTTGCCGCAAATATAAGATAACAACAGAGCAAATAGCTTTTTTGGGTGATGATGTTCTTGATATTCCTATCTTCGAAACAGTCGGGTTGTCTGCTGCTCCAGCCGATGCCCACAGTTTAGCTCTTAAAAATGTTGACTGGATTTCTAGCTTGAAAGGAGGGGAGGGAATGGTAAGAGAATTTGTAGATTTATTACTGACAAAACAGCTTCACAAAACATTAACAGAGATTTATAAGCCTTTGCTTAATAAAATTCGTCTGGACGATGTAGCAACGCTGGAGCAATAA
- a CDS encoding DUF3135 domain-containing protein, which translates to MNSPLINQTLPSFDDLIDLAENNPEGFAKFKHNMCKEMIMSASEEMQGRLWAQQSHIDRVVDNCKNPNHANVMLMRELVSQMVKFQDVLEGDSAETEECSSAQIIPLADWR; encoded by the coding sequence ATGAATTCACCGTTAATCAATCAAACTCTTCCTTCGTTTGATGACCTAATCGACCTTGCAGAAAACAATCCTGAAGGTTTTGCTAAATTTAAGCATAACATGTGTAAAGAGATGATTATGTCCGCGTCTGAAGAGATGCAAGGTAGACTCTGGGCCCAGCAAAGTCATATAGATAGAGTTGTTGATAACTGCAAAAATCCTAATCATGCCAATGTGATGTTGATGCGTGAGCTTGTTTCTCAAATGGTTAAATTTCAAGATGTACTCGAAGGTGACTCGGCCGAGACCGAAGAATGCAGTAGTGCACAAATCATCCCTCTTGCTGACTGGCGCTAA
- the kdsB gene encoding 3-deoxy-manno-octulosonate cytidylyltransferase — MSVKVVIPARYGSSRLPGKPLLTLLDKPVVWHVIQRCKEAGIGLDDIFVATDDQRIIDVLKGENIQVIFTSSEHQSGTDRINEVSKIMGWNEDTTIVNVQGDEPMIPSTLIRKIVSFSQSNPLYHITTAAVPLESQEDFSNPNVVKAIVGQNGRALYFTRSASPMNRDDNGDLSLAKRHVGIYAYRASALERFCLYPEDELESYEKLEQLRALSYGMSIGVMIFDGVVPHGIDTIEDFKSISKKMEGKNL; from the coding sequence ATGAGTGTCAAAGTTGTAATACCCGCACGGTATGGCTCATCTAGATTACCCGGTAAGCCTTTATTAACTTTACTCGACAAACCTGTTGTTTGGCATGTGATTCAACGTTGCAAAGAGGCTGGTATCGGCCTAGACGATATTTTTGTTGCTACCGACGATCAGCGTATTATTGATGTGCTGAAAGGTGAAAATATTCAAGTTATTTTTACTTCGTCAGAGCATCAATCTGGTACTGACCGCATCAATGAAGTTTCTAAAATAATGGGTTGGAACGAAGATACGACTATTGTGAACGTGCAGGGAGATGAGCCTATGATCCCCTCAACGTTAATTCGAAAAATAGTATCTTTTTCTCAATCAAACCCTTTATATCATATAACGACAGCGGCTGTTCCCTTAGAGTCTCAAGAAGACTTTTCTAATCCTAATGTGGTTAAAGCGATAGTGGGACAAAATGGGAGAGCTCTTTATTTCACTCGCTCAGCATCACCGATGAACCGTGATGACAACGGGGACTTGTCATTAGCCAAAAGACACGTTGGTATTTATGCCTATCGAGCTTCAGCACTAGAACGGTTTTGTTTATATCCAGAAGATGAACTTGAGAGTTACGAAAAGCTTGAGCAATTACGTGCCCTTAGCTATGGGATGAGTATTGGTGTCATGATATTTGATGGTGTCGTCCCACACGGAATCGATACTATTGAAGATTTCAAATCTATTAGTAAAAAAATGGAAGGAAAGAACCTTTAA
- a CDS encoding co-chaperone GroES has product MNIRPLHDRVIVERQEVESKSAGGIVLTGSAAEKSTRGVVLAIGKGRILENGTVMPLDVNVGDTVIFAEGYGTKTEKIDGKEVLVMSESDIMAIVEQ; this is encoded by the coding sequence ATGAACATTCGTCCATTACACGACCGAGTTATCGTAGAACGCCAAGAAGTTGAGTCAAAATCAGCGGGTGGTATTGTTTTGACTGGTTCTGCTGCCGAGAAGTCAACTCGCGGTGTAGTTTTGGCTATTGGTAAAGGCCGCATTCTAGAGAATGGCACTGTGATGCCTCTAGATGTCAATGTTGGCGACACAGTGATTTTTGCTGAAGGCTACGGTACGAAAACTGAAAAAATCGACGGTAAAGAAGTTCTAGTGATGTCTGAAAGTGACATCATGGCTATCGTTGAGCAATAA
- a CDS encoding sugar transferase: MKNSVLKNQVTGSGVFEAVFDTNPNDQVLKQAPQNSEALIHIYAPEKYLEKLKFVLSKHDIQYDINNYSIQDFKGKTLCHFESASLSEEHRNFLIEATELGAWVEPLVSYFDRTLGYTETELLHSGYFLHQKAFSILSNKRNVSEKRLIDLMFVFMLGIIAIPVGLITAVLIKLESPGPIFFKQRRTGQYNQEFEVIKFRSMRNDAEKNGAQWATKNDARVTKVGNFIRKTRIDELPQLINVYKGEMSMVGPRPEREVFIEDLEKEIPYYRFRHAVKPGVTGLAQVKYPYGASVDDAIWKHKFDIYYIKHQSWRMELKILFLTVKTVIFGMGR; this comes from the coding sequence ATGAAAAACTCAGTATTAAAAAATCAAGTTACTGGCTCAGGAGTATTTGAAGCAGTATTTGACACCAATCCAAATGATCAGGTTTTAAAACAAGCACCGCAAAACAGCGAAGCCCTCATTCATATATATGCACCAGAGAAATATTTAGAAAAGTTGAAGTTTGTATTGTCAAAACACGACATTCAATACGATATAAACAATTATTCTATTCAAGATTTTAAAGGTAAGACTTTATGTCACTTTGAAAGTGCCAGCTTGTCGGAGGAGCATCGCAATTTTCTCATTGAAGCAACAGAACTTGGCGCTTGGGTAGAGCCTTTGGTAAGCTATTTTGATAGAACACTTGGTTATACAGAAACAGAGCTGCTTCATAGTGGATACTTTCTACATCAAAAAGCCTTTTCAATTCTGTCGAACAAAAGGAATGTAAGTGAAAAGCGACTGATAGATCTGATGTTCGTTTTTATGCTTGGAATAATAGCGATCCCCGTAGGCCTTATAACTGCTGTCTTGATTAAACTTGAGTCGCCGGGGCCTATTTTCTTTAAACAAAGAAGAACTGGTCAGTATAACCAAGAGTTTGAGGTAATAAAATTCCGTTCAATGCGAAATGATGCAGAGAAAAATGGAGCTCAGTGGGCAACCAAGAACGATGCACGAGTGACCAAGGTTGGGAACTTTATCCGAAAAACACGAATCGATGAGCTACCTCAGTTAATTAACGTTTACAAGGGTGAAATGTCGATGGTAGGCCCTCGACCTGAGCGAGAAGTGTTTATCGAAGATTTGGAAAAAGAAATACCATACTATCGTTTCCGTCATGCTGTAAAACCAGGCGTCACTGGTTTAGCACAAGTAAAATATCCATATGGCGCATCAGTTGACGATGCAATTTGGAAGCATAAGTTTGATATTTACTATATCAAACATCAGAGTTGGCGCATGGAGTTGAAAATTTTATTTTTAACTGTAAAGACTGTAATTTTTGGGATGGGCCGTTAG
- the groL gene encoding chaperonin GroEL (60 kDa chaperone family; promotes refolding of misfolded polypeptides especially under stressful conditions; forms two stacked rings of heptamers to form a barrel-shaped 14mer; ends can be capped by GroES; misfolded proteins enter the barrel where they are refolded when GroES binds) translates to MAAKDVKFGNDARIKMLEGVNVLADAVKVTLGPKGRNVVLDKSFGAPTITKDGVSVAREIELEDKFQNMGAQMVKEVASQANDAAGDGTTTATVLAQSIVNEGLKAVAAGMNPMDLKRGIDKAVAAAVKELGELSVNCKGSKEIEQVGTISANSDSSVGKIIAEAMERVGLDGVITVEEGQALQDELDVVEGMQFDRGYLSPYFINNQESGSVELDNPFILLIDKKVSNIRELLPTLEAVAKASRPLLIIAEDVEGEALATLVVNNMRGIVKVAAVKAPGFGDRRKAMLQDIAVLTGGTVISEEVGLELEKVVLEDLGQAKRVAITKENTTIIDGLGEESMIQGRVAQIRQQVEEATSDYDKEKLQERVAKLAGGVAVIKVGAATEVEMKEKKDRVEDALHATRAAVEEGVVAGGGVALIRVASKIVDLQGDNEEQNVGIRVALRAMEAPIRQITQNAGDEESVVANNVKGGEGSYGYNAATGEYGDMLEMGILDPTKVTRSALQFAASVAGLMITTEAMVTDQPQKDAPAMPDMGGMGGMGGMM, encoded by the coding sequence ATGGCTGCTAAAGACGTTAAATTTGGTAATGACGCACGTATTAAAATGCTAGAAGGTGTAAATGTTCTAGCAGATGCAGTAAAAGTAACGCTAGGTCCTAAAGGCCGTAACGTTGTTCTCGACAAATCTTTTGGTGCACCAACTATTACTAAAGATGGTGTATCTGTTGCGCGTGAAATTGAACTAGAAGATAAGTTCCAAAACATGGGCGCACAAATGGTTAAAGAAGTCGCCTCTCAAGCAAACGACGCTGCGGGTGACGGCACAACAACGGCGACAGTTCTTGCACAGTCTATCGTTAACGAAGGCCTTAAAGCGGTTGCTGCGGGTATGAACCCAATGGATCTTAAGCGCGGTATCGATAAAGCCGTTGCAGCAGCAGTGAAAGAGCTAGGTGAGCTTTCTGTTAACTGTAAAGGTAGCAAAGAAATCGAGCAAGTTGGTACTATCTCTGCAAACTCTGACTCTAGCGTAGGTAAGATTATTGCTGAAGCAATGGAGCGTGTAGGCCTAGACGGTGTTATCACTGTTGAAGAAGGTCAAGCACTTCAAGATGAGCTAGATGTGGTAGAAGGTATGCAGTTTGACCGTGGTTACCTATCTCCATACTTCATCAACAACCAAGAGTCTGGTTCTGTTGAGCTTGATAATCCATTTATCCTACTGATTGACAAGAAAGTATCTAACATTCGTGAGTTGCTTCCAACTCTTGAAGCAGTAGCAAAAGCTTCTCGTCCTCTGCTTATCATTGCGGAAGATGTTGAAGGCGAAGCGCTAGCGACACTAGTGGTTAACAACATGCGTGGTATCGTTAAAGTTGCCGCTGTGAAAGCACCTGGCTTTGGTGACCGTCGTAAAGCTATGCTTCAAGACATCGCTGTCCTAACAGGTGGTACTGTTATTTCTGAAGAAGTAGGTCTTGAGCTAGAGAAAGTCGTTCTAGAAGACCTTGGTCAAGCGAAGCGCGTTGCTATCACCAAAGAAAACACCACTATTATCGATGGTCTAGGCGAAGAGTCTATGATTCAAGGCCGTGTTGCTCAAATTCGCCAGCAGGTCGAAGAAGCAACTTCTGACTACGACAAAGAGAAACTTCAAGAGCGTGTTGCTAAGCTAGCAGGCGGCGTTGCGGTTATTAAAGTTGGCGCAGCAACTGAAGTAGAGATGAAAGAGAAGAAAGACCGTGTTGAAGACGCACTTCACGCAACTCGCGCAGCAGTTGAAGAAGGCGTTGTTGCTGGTGGTGGTGTTGCACTTATCCGCGTAGCTTCTAAGATTGTTGATCTTCAAGGTGATAATGAAGAGCAAAATGTTGGTATTCGCGTAGCACTGCGTGCTATGGAAGCGCCAATTCGTCAAATCACACAAAACGCGGGTGACGAAGAGTCTGTAGTTGCTAACAACGTTAAAGGTGGTGAAGGTAGCTACGGTTACAACGCTGCAACTGGCGAATACGGTGACATGCTAGAAATGGGCATCCTAGATCCAACTAAAGTGACTCGTTCTGCACTTCAATTTGCGGCATCAGTTGCAGGTCTAATGATCACAACTGAAGCTATGGTTACAGACCAACCACAAAAAGATGCGCCAGCAATGCCTGATATGGGCGGTATGGGTGGTATGGGCGGCATGATGTAG
- a CDS encoding glycosyltransferase, translating into MKEINSFQFSVLMSLYINETPKNLEECLSSIMEQTVSPNEIVIVEDGPLTDEMYSTLDRWESKLPLIRVKLSKNVGLGNALNEGLKFCSHDLVARMDTDDLCVPYRFERQLHEFTRRDIDICGSWVSEFESNCDIITTYRKPPESHPKIIEESRLRNPINHPSVMYRKSAILDVGGYDNVLFFEDYHLWLKLIDAGYKFFNIQQPLVLMRAGNAQLSRRGGIKYAIHELSFLKLCSKEKIMSKRYAIRNALIRFPVRIAPTVILGGIYKHIRSRDFYK; encoded by the coding sequence GTGAAAGAAATAAACTCTTTTCAGTTTTCAGTTTTAATGTCTCTCTATATAAACGAAACACCTAAGAATTTAGAAGAATGTCTCTCTAGTATAATGGAGCAGACTGTGTCTCCTAATGAGATAGTAATAGTTGAAGATGGACCTTTGACAGACGAGATGTATTCAACATTGGATCGTTGGGAAAGCAAACTACCTCTTATTAGGGTAAAGTTAAGTAAAAATGTTGGTTTAGGTAATGCTTTAAACGAAGGTTTGAAGTTTTGTAGCCATGATCTTGTGGCTCGTATGGATACTGATGATCTGTGTGTTCCATATAGATTTGAAAGGCAGTTACATGAATTTACAAGGCGTGATATCGATATCTGTGGAAGTTGGGTTTCTGAATTTGAAAGTAACTGTGATATTATTACAACATATAGAAAACCTCCCGAAAGTCACCCAAAAATAATAGAAGAATCACGCTTACGAAACCCAATTAATCACCCTTCTGTGATGTATCGAAAGTCAGCTATTTTAGATGTGGGTGGCTATGATAATGTTTTATTCTTCGAAGATTATCACCTCTGGTTAAAACTCATTGATGCCGGCTATAAGTTTTTTAATATACAACAACCCTTGGTTTTAATGAGGGCAGGTAATGCCCAACTTTCTAGACGAGGAGGGATTAAATATGCAATCCATGAATTATCTTTCTTAAAGCTTTGCAGTAAAGAAAAGATAATGTCAAAAAGATATGCTATTAGAAATGCGTTAATTAGATTTCCTGTTCGTATCGCACCTACTGTAATATTGGGAGGAATATACAAACACATTAGAAGTAGAGATTTTTATAAGTAA
- a CDS encoding KpsF/GutQ family sugar-phosphate isomerase — MTSSLDIAKKVIQTEIDGLNYMAKSLGPEFEMAINAIINTKGRTIICGMGKSGIIGKKIAASFASTGTPSFFMHPGEAFHGDLGMVKPEDVFIAISNSGETDEVLKLLPFLKDNENYIIAMTGNAKSTLAVNGDCHLDISVPKEACPHQLAPTSSTTATLVMGDALTVSLMSQQDFQPEHFARFHPGGSLGRRLLSKVKNEMVLAEKIPFVESHTCFKDVVSEITKGELGLVLVHHSSSLPFLITDGDVRRAMEMQEEQVFKLVALDIASTLPKTISENANIETAYNKMSKYNVSSLLVVSESKFVGILKK; from the coding sequence ATGACAAGTTCACTTGATATTGCAAAAAAAGTAATTCAAACCGAAATTGATGGATTGAATTACATGGCAAAGAGTTTAGGCCCTGAGTTTGAAATGGCAATCAACGCGATTATTAATACCAAAGGTCGAACAATCATTTGTGGTATGGGGAAATCTGGAATTATTGGAAAAAAAATCGCAGCATCTTTTGCTAGCACTGGTACTCCTAGTTTTTTTATGCATCCCGGAGAGGCCTTTCATGGTGACCTTGGGATGGTAAAGCCTGAAGATGTCTTTATTGCTATATCGAATTCAGGTGAAACAGATGAAGTGCTGAAGCTTCTTCCTTTTTTGAAAGATAATGAAAACTATATTATTGCAATGACAGGTAATGCGAAATCAACATTAGCTGTAAATGGAGATTGTCATCTGGATATATCTGTACCTAAAGAGGCATGCCCGCATCAACTTGCTCCGACATCTTCTACAACTGCGACTCTTGTCATGGGAGACGCACTGACCGTATCCTTGATGTCTCAGCAAGATTTCCAACCGGAACATTTTGCTCGGTTTCATCCAGGTGGTAGCTTAGGGAGAAGATTGTTATCAAAAGTTAAAAATGAAATGGTTTTGGCTGAAAAAATACCGTTTGTAGAATCTCATACATGTTTCAAGGATGTCGTCAGTGAGATAACAAAAGGTGAATTAGGTCTAGTACTTGTTCATCATTCATCAAGTTTGCCTTTCCTAATCACGGACGGGGATGTCAGAAGGGCTATGGAAATGCAAGAAGAACAAGTATTCAAGCTCGTCGCTTTAGATATAGCCTCAACATTACCTAAAACCATCTCGGAAAATGCAAACATAGAAACAGCCTATAATAAAATGTCAAAATATAACGTTTCATCCTTACTAGTTGTCAGTGAAAGTAAATTTGTTGGTATTCTTAAAAAATAA